In one Mustela lutreola isolate mMusLut2 chromosome 8, mMusLut2.pri, whole genome shotgun sequence genomic region, the following are encoded:
- the LOC131837840 gene encoding LOW QUALITY PROTEIN: olfactory receptor 6C2-like (The sequence of the model RefSeq protein was modified relative to this genomic sequence to represent the inferred CDS: substituted 1 base at 1 genomic stop codon), producing the protein MRNHTAVTTFILLGLTDDPKIQVLLFVFLFLTYMLSVTGNLIIITLTLLESHLKTPMYFLLXNFSFLEVSFTTVCIPRFLYTMTTGDNTITYNACATQLFFVVLFGATEFFLLAAMSYDRYVAICKPLHYTTIMNSRVCTTLVLGCWFASLLIILPPLGMGLQLEFCDSNVIDHFGCDASPILQITCSDTVLIERIVLSFAMLTLIVTLVCVVLSYTYIIKTILRFPSAQQKKKAFSTCSSHMIVVSITYGSCIFIYIKPSAKEGVAINKVVSVLTTSVAPLLNPFIYTLRNKQVKDAFKDTVKRIVFFTKK; encoded by the coding sequence ATGAGAAATCATACAGCGGTAACAACATTTATCCTGCTGGGATTGACAGATGACCCCAAAATACAAGttctgctttttgtatttttgtttctcacCTACATGTTGAGTGTGACCGGAAACCTCATCATTATCACCCTCACACTTTTGGAATCCCATCTTAAAACCCCCATGTATTTTCTCCTctgaaatttctctttcttagaagTCTCATTCACCACTGTCTGTATTCCCAGATTCCTGTATACTATGACAACTGGAGATAATACCATTACCTATAATGCTTGTGCCACccaattattttttgttgtccTCTTTGGAGCAACAGAATTTTTTCTCCTTGCCGCCATGTCCTATGATCGCTATGTGGCCATTTGTAAGCCCCTACATTACACAACCATCATGAACAGCAGAGTCTGCACTACCCTTGTTCTTGGCTGTTGGTTTGCAAGCCTGTTAATCATCCTCCCACCTCTTGGCATGGGCCTCCAGCTGGAATTCTGTGACTCCAATGTGATTGATCATTTTGGCTGTGATGCatctcctattttacagataaccTGCTCAGACACAGTGTTAATAGAGAGAATTGTTTTGAGTTTTGCCATGCTGACACTCATTGTTACCTTAGTGTGTGTGGTCCTCTCCTATACCTACATCATTAAGACCATTCTAAGATTCCCTtctgcccaacagaagaaaaaggcCTTTTCCACCTGCTCTTCCCATATGATTGTGGTTTCCATCACTTATGGCAGCTGTATCTTCATCTACATCAAACCTTCAGCAAAGGAAGGAGTAGCGATTAATAAAGTAGTGTCTGTGCTCACTACTTCAGTGGCCCCTTTGCTTAATCCGTTCATTTATACACTTCGAAACAAACAAGTGAAAGATGCCTTCAAAGACACAGTAAAGCGCATTGTATTTTTCACAAAGAAGTAA